Proteins encoded together in one Glandiceps talaboti chromosome 11, keGlaTala1.1, whole genome shotgun sequence window:
- the LOC144441942 gene encoding ras-related C3 botulinum toxin substrate 1-like yields MSVGTGARPVKCVVVGDGAVGKTCMLISFVQDAFPREYIPTVFDNYSANMMVDTHLVNLGLWDTAGQEDYDRLRPLSYPQTDVFLICYSVVSQTSCDNVIAKWHPEVVHYAPDVNYILVGTKIDLREDREIVADLLQQGMSPITKDSGKQMADKIGAVCYLECSALSQKGLKEVFEEACRIGIGLSGKKVQKKKKRCMLL; encoded by the exons ATGTCAGTAGGCACAGGTGCAAGACCTGTCAAGTGTGTTGTCGTCGGTGATGGCGCTGTTGGTAAAACGTGcatgttgatttcatttgtcCAAGATGCATTCCCGAGAGAGTACATTCCCACAGT TTTCGATAACTACAGTGCCAATATGATGGTAGATACACATTTGGTCAACTTAGGATTATGGGATACAGCTGGTCAAGAGGATTATGACAGGTTGCGACCTTTATCCTATCCACAG ACAGATGTATTCCTGATATGTTACAGTGTTGTAAGTCAGACATCGTGTGATAACGTCATAGCTAAATGGCATCCGGAAGTAGTCCACTATGCACCGGATGTGAACTATATTCTTGTTG GTACAAAGATAGATTTGAGAGAAGACAGAGAAATCGTGGCAGATTTGTTGCAACAAGGAATGAGTCCTATTACGAAAGATAGCGGCAAACAAATGGCTGATAAAATCGGTGCTGTATGCTACCTTGAATGTTCTGCTCTGTCGCAAAAAGGTTTGAAAGAG GTGTTTGAAGAGGCATGTCGAATTGGTATTGGTCTATCTGGAAAGAAAGtacagaagaagaagaaaagatgTATGCTACTTTGA
- the LOC144442677 gene encoding ras-related protein Rac1-like — MMLSPNGARAVKCVVVGDGAVGKTSMLISFVTDAFPREYIPTVYDNYSANMMVDSYSVNLALWDTAGQQDYDRLRPLSYPQTDVFLICFSIVSQTSLDNVITKWHPEVVHHAPGVNYILVGTKVDLREDHEILAGLVKQGKVPLMEDKGKELARKLGAVCYLECSSLKQKGLKRVFEEACRVGMGLSGNKQSKNKKKRRCQLL, encoded by the exons ATGATGTTATCACCAAATGGTGCACGGGCGGTCAAGTGTGTCGTCGTCGGTGATGGCGCTGTCGGCAAAACGTCAATGCTGATTTCTTTCGTTACGGATGCATTCCCGAGGGAGTACATTCCAACAGT TTATGATAACTACAGTGCCAATATGATGGTTGATTCGTATTCAGTAAATCTAGCATTGTGGGATACAGCGGGACAGCAGGACTACGATAGGTTGAGACCACTGTCTTACCCACAG actGACGTTTTCCTGATATGCTTCAGTATCGTTAGTCAGACTTCACTTGATAACGTCATTACCAAATGGCACCCGGAAGTAGTCCATCATGCACCGGGAGTAAACTATATCCTCGTCG GAACTAAGGTGGATTTGAGGGAAGATCACGAGATATTAGCGGGATTGGTAAAACAAGGAAAAGTTCCACTTATGGAAGACAAGGGAAAAGAACTTGCACGAAAACTTGGCGCAGTTTGTTATCTTGAATGCTCGTCTCTGAAACAAAAAGGTTTAAAAAGG GTTTTTGAAGAAGCATGTCGGGTTGGCATGGGTCTTTCTggaaacaaacaaagcaaaaataaaaagaagagGCGATGTCAATTACTATGA
- the LOC144442339 gene encoding uncharacterized protein LOC144442339 — MATEVTDNQKAKEMGVYTVMTLNMGNNGQSKYASASNRREAVNLILKSIPADIVCVQEIGAPKQSKWLLDLPASYDGSYMNTEKYAGIVWNSELFKSEKRNDPAQKLLQTEKLKDIRTACPDLISRSCIVKLQTLSNKCELIVISWHGKSNCGNKDKENEANGLLKFAQYLSEEEKIPVFIGGDFNYVYKPVSLQKGLKKVAPELSERRKRLRNIDYFIIDEKLNIDNIYAVEAKHINDDKSVNPAVVLEYLNHDAVVGTLTFNSTSRDKQQVSLEATDDKLGLEREKSEDGKDWQVIQISGENENCFYRCCVVAKKYEYMQNYLNGKWDEFTENKLVEEGVRKFRGDLGNLMGTFGEEQLKTEFGDDVFSDGGYKTLEERIQHLKGSEAHPATTIEIFCASKMLKCPLRIYQKHAQGKEQNNCMKKVKDGTKWLTKEEQESPPINLRLTYHGVESPSNHFDILQEFDPLTPRSKGKDVSVTAKKAVARQLKFPASPGSSKSSDKAKMADSEEQTKLSQILSILTQLDQKINKIPEIEEKLANLQTSVDWLHTKFDKHTRHMEKENKELKDKLEILEDKLWSTEEELEDLHEHVRNL, encoded by the coding sequence atGGCAACAGAGGTAACAGATAATCAAAAAGCAAAAGAGATGGGGGTGTACACCGTCATGACCTTAAACATGGGCAATAATGGCCAAAGCAAGTACGCATCAGCAAGTAACAGACGAGAAGCCGTCAATCTCATTTTGAAATCAATACCTGCTGATATTGTATGTGTACAAGAAATAGGTGCACCAAAGCAATCTAAGTGGTTGTTAGATTTACCTGCAAGCTATGATGGAAGCTATATGAATACTGAGAAATATGCTGGCATTGTGTGGAATTCAGAGTTATTCAAGTCAGAGAAGCGTAACGATCCAGCGCAAAAACTACTACAAACTGAGAAGCTTAAGGACATACGTACTGCCTGTCCAGACCTTATCTCACGAAGCTGTATTGTGAAACTTCAGACTCTGAGTAACAAGTGTGAACTAATCGTCATATCCTGGCATGGCAAATCGAACTGCGGGAATAAGGATAAGGAAAATGAAGCTAATGGCTTGCTGAAGTTTGCCCAATATCTTTCAGAAGAAGAGAAAATACCAGTTTTCATTGGTGGTGATTTTAATTATGTTTACAAACCTGTCAGTTTGCAGAAGGGGTTGAAAAAGGTAGCTCCAGAGTTATCAGAGCGAAGAAAAAGGCTTAGAAACATTGACTACTTCATCATCGACGAGAAATTGAACATAGACAACATCTATGCTGTTGAAGCAAAACATATAAATGATGACAAAAGTGTGAACCCTGCTGTCGTCTTGGAATATCTGAACCATGATGCTGTAGTTGGAACTCTAACCTTCAATAGCACATCTCGTGACAAACAACAAGTCTCATTAGAGGCGACAGACGACAAGTTGGGgttagagagagagaagagTGAGGATGGTAAAGACTGGCAGGTTATTCAAATCAGTGGTGAAAACGAGAATTGTTTCTATCGTTGCTGTGTAGTGGCAAAGAAGTACGAGTATATGCAGAACTACCTAAATGGAAAATGGGATGAatttacagaaaacaaattagTTGAAGAAGGCGTCAGAAAGTTCAGAGGTGATCTCGGAAATCTCATGGGAACATTTGGGGAAGAACAGCTTAAGACTGAATTTGGAGACGATGTATTCTCTGATGGTGGTTACAAAACACTAGAAGAAAGAATTCAACATCTGAAGGGTAGTGAAGCCCATCCTGCAACTACAATCGAAATATTTTGTGCTAGTAAAATGTTGAAGTGTCCGTTAAGAATCTACCAAAAACATGCACAAGGGAAAGAGCAGAATAACTGTATGAAGAAGGTTAAAGATGGCACTAAGTGGTTGACAAAAGAGGAACAAGAGAGTCCTCCCATAAATCTAAGACTTACATACCATGGTGTTGAGTCGCCCAGTAATCACTTTGATATCCTGCAGGAATTTGATCCTCTTACGCCAAGATCCAAGGGCAAGGACGTCAGTGTGACTGCTAAAAAAGCCGTTGCTAGACAGCTTAAATTCCCTGCTTCTCCTGGTTCAAGTAAGTCCTCCGACAAAGCCAAAATGGCGGACAGTGAAGAGCAAACCAAACTGTCACAAATCCTATCAATCCTTACTCAACTTGACcagaaaatcaacaaaatacctgAAATAGAAGAGAAACTAGCTAATCTACAAACCTCTGTTGATTGGCTTCATACAAAGTTCGACAAACACACAAGACATATGGAGAAGGAAAACAAGGAATTAAAAGACAAACTCGAAATTCTTGAGGACAAGCTTTGGTCAACAGAAGAAGAACTTGAAGATTTGCATGAGCATGTCAGGAATCTCTAA
- the LOC144442678 gene encoding sialidase-1-like codes for MAGSRTVSTSSLIQCSFVVSCLVYQVVCLTPIMEEETLVWQSNDMGEFVYFRTPIVIRVPNGDLLSFSGAHKTTVSDIDAKGLATRRSKTGGLSWETTKLIFEDVIPILQGYFILGAALVDIETNVTMLLYSHCPHNICAPGVYPTTYIIRSYNSGYTWSKPEDLSIKNPAFANWTWSPGPGYGIQKRLGPAKGRLVVCGHTVSVKQSSELLCCSYSDDHGNSWQIGGCLVGIPYNVPKKTGDFMPDESQIVELPDGALLMNSRNQYHFHCSCRIISRSYDGGLSFPLLNVTVDETLIDPVCDGSVLIHDGIMFFSNPANSKKRENMTLRWSLNYGASWEGALTIFSGGSEYSTLTSIDDNHIGLIYEKNGYKDISFVRIRIH; via the exons ATGGCTGGTTCACGGACAGTATCAACTTCCTCCTTGATTCAGTGTTCTTTTGTCGTATCATGTTTGGTGTACCAGGTAGTATGTCTCACTCCAATAATGGAAGAGGAAACACTGGTGTGGCAGTCAAACGATATGGGGGAATTCGTGTACTTCCGGACGCCGATCGTCATTCGTGTTCCTAACGGTGATTTATTGTCGTTTTCAGGTGCTCACAAGACGACCGTCAGCGACATCGACGCCAAAGGTTTAGCAACTCGTCGGTCTAAAACGGGTGGGTTGTCATGGGAAACTACAAAACTCATCTTTGAGGATGTAATACCAATACTACAAGGGTATTTCATCTTGGGGGCGGCGTTAGTTGACATTGAGACCAATGTAACAATGCTTTTGTATAGCCACTGTCCGCATAACATTTGTGCGCCTGGTGTGTACCCCACAACATACATAATCCGTAGTTATAATTCGGGCTACACTTGGTCTAAACCCGAAGACTTGTCTATTAAAAACCCAGCATTCGCAAATTGGACTTGGAGCCCAGGACCCGGTTATGGCATACAGAAACGTCTTGGCCCAGCCAAAGGTCGTTTGGTCGTCTGTGGTCATACTGTATCTGTGAAACAATCTTCTGAGCTGCTCTGTTGTTCATACAGTGATG ATCATGGCAATTCATGGCAGATTGGAGGGTGTCTGGTTGGTATACCATATAATGTACCAAAGAAAACTGGTGACTTTATGCCTGATGAGTCTCAG ATTGTGGAATTGCCAGATGGTGCTCTACTGATGAATTCCCGGAATCAATACCACTTCCACTGCAGTTGCCGTATAATTTCCAGAAGCTATGATGGTGGATTATCTTTTCCATTGCTTAATGTCACAGTGGATGAAACATTAATTGACCCAGTCTGTGATGGCAGTGTACTCATCCACGATGGCATCATGTTCTTTTCAAATCCCGCAAACTCTAAAAAACGTGAAAACATGACCCTGAGGTGGAGTCTGAACTATGGTGCGTCATGGGAGGGCGCTCTTACTATTTTCTCGGGAGGAAGTGAATATTCAACTTTGACCTCAATTGACGATAATCATATAGGCCTCATATATGAGAAAAATGGTTATAAAGATATTTCATTTGTCAGAATCAGAATTCattga
- the LOC144442842 gene encoding sialidase-1-like: MTMVLINVLIILTLLCIGCSSLSPTIVEEQIIWTSLREGEVYYRTPMLTNLPNRDILAFAGARKYSLSDQAPKVLTMRRSRDKGSTWEPTVFLVEDTKYYFNPGTITVDYEVNSLILLYIHCSLICVDSLPQLFMLRSYDWGYSWGKPVNISTHNPEFYNLSTHPGPGYGIQKRLSPHKGRLVVCGHIELPYRAMQCVYSDDHGDTWKIGATIFEIPHTLTHKKGDFGMDESTVVELPDGFLMLNSRNNHHYHCNCRAVAISTNGGETFPLESIYYDTTLVDSGCQGTLLLHNDVMFFANPANHSDRINMTLRWSEDYGKTWAGAIVVNPEKSAYSCLSSVDDNHIGLLYEKGGYEEMSFVKIKIH, encoded by the exons ATGACCATGGTTCTTATCAACGTGTTAATAATTCTTACTCTACTATGCATTGGATGTAGTTCACTTTCACCTACTATTGTTGAAGAGCAAATCATATGGACGTCACTTAGGGAGGGTGAAGTGTATTACCGAACGCCAATGTTGACGAATCTCCCAAACAGGGATATTCTGGCATTCGCCGGTGCTAGGAAGTATAGTTTGTCGGATCAGGCTCCAAAGGTCCTCACCATGCGTCGATCACGAGACAAGGGTAGCACTTGGGAGCCGACAGTGTTTCTTGTAGAAGACACAAAGTACTATTTCAACCCCGGAACAATCACAGTAGACTACGAGGTCAACAGTTTAATACTATTATATATTCACTGTTCTCTTATATGTGTAGACAGCCTTCCACAATTGTTCATGTTGAGAAGCTATGATTGGGGTTACAGTTGGGGCAAACCTGTTAATATATCGACACACAATCCAGAATTTTATAACTTGTCAACACACCCAGGTCCAGGATATGGAATACAGAAAAGACTGTCACCACATAAAGGCCGACTTGTCGTGTGTGGTCATATAGAGCTTCCGTATAGAGCAATGCAGTGTGTGTATAGTGATG ACCATGGTGACACGTGGAAGATTGGAGCTACCATATTTGAAATTCCCCATACACTTACCCATAAAAAGGGAGATTTCGGAATGGACGAGTCGAcg GTGGTAGAACTTCCAGATGGTTTTCTGATGTTAAATTCCCGGAACAATCACCATTACCACTGTAACTGTCGTGCTGTTGCCATAAGTACCAACGGAGGAGAAACATTCCCATTAGAAAGTATTTACTATGATACCACTCTCGTCGACTCTGGTTGTCAAGGAACTCTCCTGCTACACAATGACGTGATGTTTTTTGCCAATCCAGCCAATCACAGTGACAGAATTAATATGACTTTAAGATGGAGTGAGGATTATGGGAAAACCTGGGCAGGCGCAATTGTGGTGAACCCAGAAAAGAGCGCGTATTCATGTCTGTCGTCTGTTGATGATAATCACATTGGTCTACTCTATGAAAAGGGGGGTTATGAAGAAATGtcatttgtcaaaattaaaattcacTGA
- the LOC144442460 gene encoding sialidase-1-like, which yields MALYKNAGQLTICFLSTILAMSLSLSPEVVERQLLWQSGREAEISAYRTPMMTSTPTGDVLAFAGARKYSLSDQAQKVATMRRSRDKGSTWDPTMFVIADLGPKTDYFNFGTITVDSVANSLVFLYCHCPHNVCSDSLPTVFMMRSYDWGYSWEKPINLSIANPEFFNFQYCPGPGYGIQKKLAPHKGRLISCGHRIGPLRAMHCLVSDDHGDTWKIGGTVPTIPYAQSHKSGDFEMDESTIVEMPDGSLLLNSRNQYHFHCRCRIIARSYDGGDTFPFEHISLDETLIDSACAGSVLIHNNLMFFANPANASKRVNMTVRWSEDFGKTWAGALVVDPGDSEYSCLSSVDDDHIGLLYEKGGYKEMTFVKIRIH from the exons ATGGCGTTGTATAAAAACGCTGGTCAGCTAACGATATGTTTTCTTTCAACTATTCTTGCAATGAGTTTGTCGTTATCACCCGAGGTTGTAGAAAGACAATTACTGTGGCAGTCTGGGAGAGAAGCCGAAATCTCCGCTTACCGAACGCCCATGATGACTAGCACCCCCACTGGAGATGTCCTGGCTTTTGCAGGAGCACGGAAGTACAGCCTTTCTGACCAAGCCCAGAAAGTAGCAACCATGCGTCGATCACGGGACAAGGGTTCAACCTGGGACCCCACAATGTTTGTGATCGCAGATCTCGGACCAAAGACGGATTATTTCAATTTTGGGACCATCACAGTGGACAGTGTTGCTAATAGTTTAGTCTTTCTGTACTGTCACTGCCCTCACAATGTTTGCTCGGACAGTTTGCCAACTGTGTTTATGATGCGAAGTTACGATTGGGGTTATTCGTGGGAAAAACCAATCAATTTATCCATAGCCAACCCCGAGTTCTTCAATTTCCAGTATTGCCCAGGACCCGGATATGGCATTCAGAAGAAACTGGCACCCCACAAAGGACGGTTGATCTCATGTGGTCATCGCATTGGGCCTCTAAGGGCTATGCATTGTTTAGTTAGTGATG ATCATGGTGATACTTGGAAAATTGGTGGCACAGTGCCAACAATCCCATATGCACAGTCACATAAATCAGGAGACTTTGAAATGGATGAATCAACG ATTGTTGAAATGCCTGATGGTTCACTTCTGTTAAACTCTCGCAACCAGTACCACTTCCATTGCAGATGTCGTATCATTGCTCGTAGCTATGACGGTGGAGACACCTTTCCTTTCGAACACATCAGTTTAGATGAAACGCTGATAGACTCTGCCTGTGCTGGCAGTGTTCTCATACATAATAACCTAATGTTTTTTGCCAACCCAGCCAACGCAAGTAAGAGAGTCAACATGACTGTCAGATGGAGTGAGGATTTTGGTAAAACATGGGCAGGCGCCCTCGTTGTTGATCCAGGGGATAGTGAATACTCCTGTCTGTCGTCAGTTGATGATGATCATATAGGACTGTTGTATGAAAAAGGAGGATATAAAGAAATGACCTTTGTCAAAATCAGAATCCATTGA